From Oreochromis niloticus isolate F11D_XX linkage group LG14, O_niloticus_UMD_NMBU, whole genome shotgun sequence, one genomic window encodes:
- the gramd1bb gene encoding GRAM domain-containing protein 1B isoform X15: MRLRSDSAADKISTASNSNKSTPACSPVLRKRSRSPTPQSQEGENMVEKGSDHSSDKSPSTPEQVVQRTYSVQSARSGGKNSKSHKRLSKYDRLNLIKKSQSWYNHERQHILRVLSPTYKQRNEDFRKLFKQLPDTERLIVDYSCALQRDILLQGRLYLSENWICFYSNIFRWETLLTVRLKDICSMTKEKTARLIPNAIQVCTDTEKHFFTSFGARDRTYMMMFRLWQNALLDKPLCPKELWHFVHQCYGNELGLTSDDEDYVPPDDDFNTMGFSEEIPNEENEINNDNLSKNNVEAKPEGSPPPVQKKLIPNSTIPTPGNHDTITFDLPAEEYADCLPDGDLLAVPLVVEEKNETSGPAGPVPSPSLDFNDNEDIPTELSDSSETHDEGEVQAFHEDLNGRQHINEIYKFSVDKLYDILFTESQFMSDFMEQRRFSDIVYHPWKKEEDGNQTREIMYTISLSNPLAPKTATVTETQTLYKASQESECYIIDAEVITHDVPYHDYFYTLNRYMLTRVAKNKCRLRISTELRYRKQPWGLVKGFIEKNFWSGLEENFRHLELELSKLEEILLETHQLSPKAKVVKNSTVRRKKRPLPHMRSQHLDEALSPVTTPTDEEVIQRIKHVAGSTQTRHQSPEHLPGGFALYSVSKLLLIISFVICLSLVLLVFLNMMLFYKLWMLEYSAQSLTTWQGLRFHESKLPQTQMEWAQLLEAQQRYHDAELQKWREIIKSSVVLLDQMKDSLLNLQRGIGLRDYTSETEEKRSRYH, encoded by the exons cactgcCAGTAACTCAAACAAGAGCACGCCCGCCTGCTCACCAGTCCTGCGTAAACGCTCGCGCTCTCCCACACCACAGAGCCAGGAGGGTGAGAACATGGTGGAGAAGGGTTCAGACCACTCCTCTGACAAGTCCCCCTCCACGCCTGAGCAGGTTGTCCAGAGAACGTACTCCGTGCAGTCAGCGCGAAGCGGGGGAAAGAACTCAAAG TCTCACAAGCGTCTTTCCAAA TATGACAGGCTAAACCTGATTAAA AAGAGCCAAAGCTGGTACAAC CATGAAAGACAACACATCCTGAGA GTGCTGAGCCCGACATACAAGCAGCGCAATGAGGACTTTAGGAAACTCTTCAAGCAGCTCCCTGACACAGAGAGACTCATTGTGG ACTACTCCTGTGCTCTTCAGCGGGACATTCTCCTGCAGGGACGACTCTACCTCTCTGAGAACTGGATCTGTTTCTATAGCAACATCTTCCGCTGGGAAACGCTG ctGACGGTGCGGCTAAAGGACATCTGCTCAATGACAAAGGAGAAGACTGCCCGGCTCATTCCCAATGCCATCCAGGTCTGCACGGACACTGAGAAG CACTTCTTCACCTCGTTCGGAGCCAGGGACAGGACGTACATGATGATGTTCAGACTGTGGCAGAATGCGCTGCTCGACAAG CCTCTGTGCCCCAAAGAGCTCTGGCACTTTGTTCATCAGTGCTATGGCAACGAGCTCGGCCTGACCAGTGACGACGAGGACTACGTTCCTCCCGATGACGACTTTAACACCATGGG GTTCAGTGAGGAGATTCCCAATGAAGAGAACGAGATCAACAATGACAACTTGTCCAAGAACAACGTAGAAGCCAAGCCTGAAGGGAGCCCTCCTCCTGTACAAAAGAAGCTCATCCCCAACAGCACCATCCCCACCCCTGGCAACCACGATACCATCACA TTTGACCTCCCAGCTGAGGAATATGCAGACTGCCTGCCAGATGGTGATCTGCTGGCTGTCCCTCTGGTGGTGGAGGAGAAGAATGAAACCAGTGGGCCTGCTGGTCCTGTCCCATCACCATCACTGGACTTCAATGACAATGAAGACATCCCCACTGAGCTCAGTGATTCTTCAGAAACACACGACGAGG GAGAAGTACAAGCCTTCCACGAGGATCTCAATGGCAGGCAGCATATCAATGAGATCTACAAGTTCAGTGTGGACAAGCTGTATGACATACTTTTCACAGAGTCTCAGTTCATGAGTGACTTCATGGAGCAGAGGCGATTCTCAG ATATAGTGTACCATCCGTGGAAGAAGGAGGAAGATGGGAACCAGACCAGAGAAATCATGTACACCATCTCTCTGTCCAACCCCCTGGCTCCTAAAACAGCCACAGTCACTGAGACACAG ACTCTGTACAAAGCCAGTCAGGAGAGTGAGTGTTACATCATTGATGCTGAGGTCATCACACACGACGTCCCCTATCATGACTACTTCTACACTCTCAACCGCTACATGCTCACGAGGGTGGCCAAGAACAAGTGTCGGTTACG GATATCAACAGAGCTGCGTTACAGGAAACAGCCATGGGGGCTGGTAAAAGGCTTCATAGAGAAGAACTTCTGGAGTGGGCTTGAAGAAAACTTCCGCCATCTTG agTTGGAGCTGTCCAAACTGGAGGAGATACTCCTGGAGACCCACCAGCTGTCTCCAAAGGCAAAAGTGGTGAAGAACTCCACAGTGAGGCGCAAGAAGAGGCCGCTTCCCCACATGCGCAGCCAGCATCTGGATGAGGCCCTCAGCCCCGTTACCACGCCGACAGATGAGGAAGTGATCCAGAGGATCAAACACGTGGCCGGCTCCACGCAAACGAGACACCAGAGTCCAGAACACCTGCCCGGAGGCTTCGCTCTGTACAGCGTTTCCAAACTGCTGCTCATCATCAGCTTTGT GATCTGTCTCAG CCTGGTCCTGCTTGTGTTCCTCAACATGATGCTTTTCTACAAACTGTGGATGCTGGAGTACTCTGCGCAGTCCTTAACAACCTGGCAAGGTCTGCGGTTTCATGAAAG TAAACTGCCTCAGACGCAGATGGAATGGGCCCAACTCCTGGAGGCACAGCAGCGGTACCACGATGCTGAGCTGCAAAAGTGGAGGGAGATTATCAAGTCATCcgtggtgctgctggaccag ATGAAAGACTCTTTATTGAACCTCCAGAGAGGCATTGGTTTAAGGGACTACACCTCTGAGACTGAGGAGAAGCGGAGTCGCTATCACTGA
- the gramd1bb gene encoding GRAM domain-containing protein 1B isoform X13: MHKHKAKQKKWKKLIWKPQSTASNSNKSTPACSPVLRKRSRSPTPQSQEGENMVEKGSDHSSDKSPSTPEQVVQRTYSVQSARSGGKNSKSHKRLSKYDRLNLIKKSQSWYNHERQHILRVLSPTYKQRNEDFRKLFKQLPDTERLIVDYSCALQRDILLQGRLYLSENWICFYSNIFRWETLLTVRLKDICSMTKEKTARLIPNAIQVCTDTEKHFFTSFGARDRTYMMMFRLWQNALLDKPLCPKELWHFVHQCYGNELGLTSDDEDYVPPDDDFNTMGFSEEIPNEENEINNDNLSKNNVEAKPEGSPPPVQKKLIPNSTIPTPGNHDTITFDLPAEEYADCLPDGDLLAVPLVVEEKNETSGPAGPVPSPSLDFNDNEDIPTELSDSSETHDEGEVQAFHEDLNGRQHINEIYKFSVDKLYDILFTESQFMSDFMEQRRFSDIVYHPWKKEEDGNQTREIMYTISLSNPLAPKTATVTETQTLYKASQESECYIIDAEVITHDVPYHDYFYTLNRYMLTRVAKNKCRLRISTELRYRKQPWGLVKGFIEKNFWSGLEENFRHLELELSKLEEILLETHQLSPKAKVVKNSTVRRKKRPLPHMRSQHLDEALSPVTTPTDEEVIQRIKHVAGSTQTRHQSPEHLPGGFALYSVSKLLLIISFVICLSLVLLVFLNMMLFYKLWMLEYSAQSLTTWQGLRFHESKLPQTQMEWAQLLEAQQRYHDAELQKWREIIKSSVVLLDQMKDSLLNLQRGIGLRDYTSETEEKRSRYH; encoded by the exons cactgcCAGTAACTCAAACAAGAGCACGCCCGCCTGCTCACCAGTCCTGCGTAAACGCTCGCGCTCTCCCACACCACAGAGCCAGGAGGGTGAGAACATGGTGGAGAAGGGTTCAGACCACTCCTCTGACAAGTCCCCCTCCACGCCTGAGCAGGTTGTCCAGAGAACGTACTCCGTGCAGTCAGCGCGAAGCGGGGGAAAGAACTCAAAG TCTCACAAGCGTCTTTCCAAA TATGACAGGCTAAACCTGATTAAA AAGAGCCAAAGCTGGTACAAC CATGAAAGACAACACATCCTGAGA GTGCTGAGCCCGACATACAAGCAGCGCAATGAGGACTTTAGGAAACTCTTCAAGCAGCTCCCTGACACAGAGAGACTCATTGTGG ACTACTCCTGTGCTCTTCAGCGGGACATTCTCCTGCAGGGACGACTCTACCTCTCTGAGAACTGGATCTGTTTCTATAGCAACATCTTCCGCTGGGAAACGCTG ctGACGGTGCGGCTAAAGGACATCTGCTCAATGACAAAGGAGAAGACTGCCCGGCTCATTCCCAATGCCATCCAGGTCTGCACGGACACTGAGAAG CACTTCTTCACCTCGTTCGGAGCCAGGGACAGGACGTACATGATGATGTTCAGACTGTGGCAGAATGCGCTGCTCGACAAG CCTCTGTGCCCCAAAGAGCTCTGGCACTTTGTTCATCAGTGCTATGGCAACGAGCTCGGCCTGACCAGTGACGACGAGGACTACGTTCCTCCCGATGACGACTTTAACACCATGGG GTTCAGTGAGGAGATTCCCAATGAAGAGAACGAGATCAACAATGACAACTTGTCCAAGAACAACGTAGAAGCCAAGCCTGAAGGGAGCCCTCCTCCTGTACAAAAGAAGCTCATCCCCAACAGCACCATCCCCACCCCTGGCAACCACGATACCATCACA TTTGACCTCCCAGCTGAGGAATATGCAGACTGCCTGCCAGATGGTGATCTGCTGGCTGTCCCTCTGGTGGTGGAGGAGAAGAATGAAACCAGTGGGCCTGCTGGTCCTGTCCCATCACCATCACTGGACTTCAATGACAATGAAGACATCCCCACTGAGCTCAGTGATTCTTCAGAAACACACGACGAGG GAGAAGTACAAGCCTTCCACGAGGATCTCAATGGCAGGCAGCATATCAATGAGATCTACAAGTTCAGTGTGGACAAGCTGTATGACATACTTTTCACAGAGTCTCAGTTCATGAGTGACTTCATGGAGCAGAGGCGATTCTCAG ATATAGTGTACCATCCGTGGAAGAAGGAGGAAGATGGGAACCAGACCAGAGAAATCATGTACACCATCTCTCTGTCCAACCCCCTGGCTCCTAAAACAGCCACAGTCACTGAGACACAG ACTCTGTACAAAGCCAGTCAGGAGAGTGAGTGTTACATCATTGATGCTGAGGTCATCACACACGACGTCCCCTATCATGACTACTTCTACACTCTCAACCGCTACATGCTCACGAGGGTGGCCAAGAACAAGTGTCGGTTACG GATATCAACAGAGCTGCGTTACAGGAAACAGCCATGGGGGCTGGTAAAAGGCTTCATAGAGAAGAACTTCTGGAGTGGGCTTGAAGAAAACTTCCGCCATCTTG agTTGGAGCTGTCCAAACTGGAGGAGATACTCCTGGAGACCCACCAGCTGTCTCCAAAGGCAAAAGTGGTGAAGAACTCCACAGTGAGGCGCAAGAAGAGGCCGCTTCCCCACATGCGCAGCCAGCATCTGGATGAGGCCCTCAGCCCCGTTACCACGCCGACAGATGAGGAAGTGATCCAGAGGATCAAACACGTGGCCGGCTCCACGCAAACGAGACACCAGAGTCCAGAACACCTGCCCGGAGGCTTCGCTCTGTACAGCGTTTCCAAACTGCTGCTCATCATCAGCTTTGT GATCTGTCTCAG CCTGGTCCTGCTTGTGTTCCTCAACATGATGCTTTTCTACAAACTGTGGATGCTGGAGTACTCTGCGCAGTCCTTAACAACCTGGCAAGGTCTGCGGTTTCATGAAAG TAAACTGCCTCAGACGCAGATGGAATGGGCCCAACTCCTGGAGGCACAGCAGCGGTACCACGATGCTGAGCTGCAAAAGTGGAGGGAGATTATCAAGTCATCcgtggtgctgctggaccag ATGAAAGACTCTTTATTGAACCTCCAGAGAGGCATTGGTTTAAGGGACTACACCTCTGAGACTGAGGAGAAGCGGAGTCGCTATCACTGA